In Asterias rubens chromosome 10, eAstRub1.3, whole genome shotgun sequence, the following proteins share a genomic window:
- the LOC117295770 gene encoding beta-4C adrenergic receptor-like: MTMATDLMTTNMVTTLMTETQTFFISPENATSDSYFVMTTDDELINSTDDTFVENFTTASDDILVTTPMGDGRTFRFEDYTQRAIIGSLICFVAMSGFVGNVLVILAVVLSKKLQTRTNAFVVNLASADLVTCLLAPFVAVALFSMKGWPMPEVVCTVAAAIGFTSLGCSIMNLAAISINRFVLITRSIGTYHSIYTPKKITAMLVFTWLYPALVCSLPFFGIGKWGYSDKYKTCTQDTSVESSDLFSMLLSALIYPIPLIILFVCYFKIYRHVTGHMKKMMGKGIEMADTSNPSGASSTQLHKEPAGSFSKRQVQITKNLFLVVCAFIACLAPFFIALMIPPSDPVIPWTGAIIIFNSAVNPVIYGVKHPHFKEVFRHMLRCRYHMIPEPSSCLRKMRSK, encoded by the coding sequence ATGACCATGGCAACTGATTTAATGACAACCAATATGGTGACGACATTAATGACAGAGACGCAAACATTTTTCATCTCGCCCGAAAATGCTACCAGTGACAGCTATTTTGTTATGACAACTGATGACGAGTTAATCAATTCAACTGATGATACTTTTGTTGAGAACTTCACGACCGCTAGCGATGATATCCTCGTAACAACGCCAATGGGAGACGGTCGAACCTTCCGCTTTGAGGACTACACGCAGCGAGCCATCATCGGCAGCCTCATCTGCTTCGTGGCCATGTCTGGCTTCGTAGGGAACGTCTTGGTGATTCTAGCCGTTGTCTTATCAAAGAAGCTGCAGACCCGCACCAATGCTTTCGTCGTCAACTTGGCCTCGGCCGACCTTGTGACTTGTCTACTTGCACCGTTTGTAGCGGTGGCGCTGTTCAGCATGAAGGGCTGGCCGATGCCAGAGGTGGTCTGCACTGTCGCAGCTGCTATTGGGTTTACAAGCCTTGGCTGCAGTATCATGAACCTTGCGGCCATCTCCATTAACCGATTCGTGCTCATCACTAGATCCATTGGAACTTACCACTCCATCTACACACCTAAGAAGATAACAGCCATGTTGGTATTTACGTGGCTCTATCCAGCATTAGTCTGTTCCCTTCCATTCTTCGGTATCGGTAAATGGGGTTACTCAGACAAGTACAAGACTTGTACTCAAGACACCTCGGTCGAATCGAGCGATCTATTTAGTATGTTGCTATCTGCTCTGATCTACCCCATTCCACTGATCATTCTGTTCGTCTGTTACTTCAAGATCTACCGCCACGTCACAGGCCACATGAAGAAGATGATGGGGAAGGGCATTGAGATGGCTGACACTTCCAATCCTTCGGGTGCCAGCAGCACTCAACTACACAAGGAACCAGCGGGAAGCTTCAGCAAGAGACAGGTACAGATCACCAAGAATCTCTTCCTTGTGGTGTGCGCCTTTATTGCCTGTCTGGCTCCCTTCTTCATTGCTCTGATGATACCGCCCAGTGATCCGGTCATCCCATGGACTGGGGCGATCATCATCTTCAACAGCGCCGTCAACCCCGTCATCTACGGAGTGAAACACCCGCACTTCAAGGAGGTGTTCCGTCACATGCTCCGGTGTCGATACCACATGATTCCAGAACCATCTAGCTGTCTCAGAAAGATGAGATCAAAATAG